The following coding sequences are from one Neurospora crassa OR74A linkage group I, whole genome shotgun sequence window:
- a CDS encoding ARF GTPase activator, with translation MGQVSSTPDEGTPVYLRDQNRLSISSLVISSPRKRTSINIVPNAFPATRASVSRSLGDNTPIEFVQDTESTGPGCPPTFLLKLTNDDELVFTFTFVVRQTHQVLQNAAGALETLGPTDTQINGLTFVYGSTPREVENLLTREFEADPNLHKNANVELVGVYATDGSPSVSFEWTWKWKPPKPTEDKGGGWRNFCSFVEYDPRAHKLHTLASFSFFVTSSYSPWLSQPSSPSPPLLSVPPKGRAVSVQTLGPGIDSTLEQDEIFLASPNLPMIDQGPSLLPPGLQSPQPPQTVREPIKVDVPCPRPGEDVSVSDDGPVFRATMKALEQKTGNMRMQMKRLIKRAEQVYAAQTEANDAFLQFMEALRDVSSTNANAVQPAIEHYFDKIAWEILRFERQNTQNLQKIVIDPMNKLYQLDIKQAEAKKRDFEEESKDFYAYVSRYLGQRHDSVKAKQSDSKYQTKRKNFELKRFDYSSFMQDLSGGRKEQEILSHLTKYADAQAKAFLTTAKKVEGLLPQLEALSTEVQEADKTYQYQRREREEKRRLLEKGNLAYAEPEPPSTSSGPSPSTGQNGTASYGESELGRADSTGSQLRSAITPGIAQPPQTDLSRSPGSLIGLPPPLGSPQQNTKFRGIRDLEEKDPSQLAADKNMTQRKEGLLWALNRPGGHVDPRALNKQGWHKFWIVLDQGKLSEYSNWKQRLDLHMDPIDLRLASVREARNAERRFCFEVITPQFKRVYQATSEEDMNSWIMAINNALQSAVEGRGLKDMKPPPSSIGHSDFDRRDIASVLTGKSSSINHHHHHFHGHSNQNLSPIPSRRTTVGARPSTARAPSFDESPDRLLQMLRENDQGNSWCADCGSSNKVEWVSLNLAIIVCIECSGIHRSLGTHISKVRSLTLDTTSFTPDIIELLMLVGNRVSNMVYEARLDPQQKLVPQASREQRLRFITAKYVDRAFVEPISSTLSRYPTAEETLLAAIKKNEIQQVIYALALKANPNITDKSRGTHAVYLALAAADPAPPSPNPMTPSPSPGTPGSSTTGPDKQVPFPVAELLIQNGAEIPVAPPMFPLSHAAQTYLEIKRGRRALVESIGTSAVTTSYGSSYDGVSALSSASGGGSGAVNLGDSKLAKEKEARLQKRVSAGGRLAKTPIPER, from the exons ATGGGTCAGGTCAGCAGCACGCCCGACGAGGGCACGCCCGTCTATCTTAGAGACCAGAATCGAT TATCCATCTCTTCTCTCGTCATCTCTAGTCCGCGAAAGCGCACCTCGATCAACATTGTTCCCAATGCATTCCCAGCTACACGAGCATCAGTATCTCGCTCCTTAGGCGACAACACCCCGATAGAGTTTGTTCAG GATACCGAGTCCACCGGTCCGGGTTGCCCTCCGACCTTCTTACTCAAGCTCACAAACGATGACGAGCTCGTCTTTACCTTTACCTTCGTCGTACGCCAAACACATCAGGTGCTTCAGAATGCTGCCGGCGCCCTCGAGACCCTCGGTCCGACCGATACACAGATCAATGGTCTGACCTTTGTCTACGGCTCCACCCCCCGCGAGGTTGAGAACCTCCTTACACGCGAGTTCGAGGCCGACCCAAATCTTCACAAGAACGCAAACGTCGAGCTAGTCGGTGTTTATGCGACAGACGGCAGCCCCTCGGTATCGTTTGAGTGGACGTGGAAATGGAAGCCCCCTAAGCCCACAGAAGACAAGGGCGGCGGCTGGAGAAACTTCTGCAGC TTCGTCGAGTACGATCCTCGTGCGCACAAACTGCACACCCTCGCTAGCTTTTCATTCTTTGTAACGAGCA GTTACTCTCCATGGCTTAGTCAGCCTAGTTCGCCCTCGCCTCCCCTTCTCAGCGTTCCCCCGAAAGGCAGAGCGGTCTCAGTGCAGACTTTGGGCCCTGGAATTGACAGCACATTGGAGCAGGATGAAATCTTCTTGGCATCCCCGAATCTACCCATGATTGATCAAGGTCCTAGCCTTCTTCCGCCCGGTCTTCAATCGCCTCAGCCGCCGCAAACCGTTAGAGAGCCCATCAAGGTCGATGTGCCATGTCCGAGACCCGGCGAGGATGTGTCGGTATCTGACGACGGGCCCGTCTTCCGAGCCACGATGAAGGCCCTGGAACAAAAGACGGGTAACATGAGAATGCAGATGAAGCGACTGATCAAGCGGGCCGAGCAAGTGTACGCCGCGCAAACGGAAGCCAACGACGCCTTTTTACAGTTTATGGAAGCTTTGAGGGACGTCTCGTCGACAAACGCCAACGCCGTCCAGCCCGCCATTGAACATTACTTCGACAAGATTGCCTGGGAAATTTTGAGGTTCGAGCGGCAAAACACCCAAAATCTTCAGAAGATCGTAATCGACCCTATGAATAAGCTATACCAGTTGGATATCAAGCAAGCTGAAGCCAAGAAGCGCGACTTTGAGGAGGAGAGCAAAGACTTTTACGCCTATGTCAGTCGCTACTTGGGACAGCGACACGACTCGGTCAAGGCGAAACAGAGCGACTCGAAATACCAAACCAAACGCAAAAACTTCGAACTTAAGCGCTTTGACTATTCTTCCTTCATGCAGGATCTTTCTGGAGGCCGCAAAGAGCAGGAAATTCTCTCCCATCTCACAAAGTACGCGGACGCTCAAGCAAAGGCTTTTCTCACCACGGCCAAGAAGGTTGAGGGGCTCCTTCCACAGCTTGAGGCACTATCGACAGAAGTTCAAGAGGCGGACAAGACGTATCAGTATCAACGACgggagagagaagagaagagaaggctgTTGGAGAAGGGAAACCTTGCTTATGCCGAGCCAGAACCTCCTTCTACATCGTCCGGGCCCAGTCCTTCAACTGGCCAAAATGGAACCGCGTCCTATGGAGAGTCCGAGTTGGGTCGCGCTGACAGCACAGGATCCCAGCTTCGGTCGGCCATCACACCAGGAATagcacaaccaccacaaaccGATTTGTCCAGGTCGCCGGGGAGTCTTATCGGGCTCCCACCTCCTCTGGGTAGCCCGCAACAAAATACAAAGTTTCGGGGTATTCGGGACCTGGAAGAAAAGGATCCAAGCCAGTTGGCGGCGGACAAGAACATGACACAAAGGAAAGAGGGACTTTTGTGGGCTCTTAACCGGCCTGGTGGGCATGTTGATCCCCGAGCTCTCAACAAACAAGGCTGGCACAA GTTTTGGATTGTGCTTGACCAGGGCAAGCTTTCGGAATACAGTAATTGGAAGCAGAGACTAGACTTGCACATGGATCCGATCGACCTGCGCTTGGCGTCCGTACGAGAGGCTCGAAACGCAGAGCGTCGGTTCTGTTTTGAAGTTATCACACCACAGTTCAAACGCGTATATCAAGCAACATCGGAAGAAGATATGAATAGCTGGATTATGGCTATCAACAACGCATTACAAAGCGCGGTGGAAGGGCGCGGCCTGAAGGATATGAAGCCGCCACCATCATCTATAGGACACTCGGATTTTGACAGGCGAGACATCGCTTCAGTATTGACGGGCAAGAGCTCGTCCATtaatcaccaccatcaccatttcCATGGCCACAGCAACCAGAATCTGAGCCCGATTCCTTCTAGGAGGACGACTGTCGGTGCTCGCCCTAGCACGGCTCGTGCACCCAGCTTTGACGAAAGCCCAGATCGGCTCCTCCAGATGCTGCGGGAGAACGACCAGGGCAACTCGTGGTGTGCAGACTGTGGCTCCAGCAACAAGGTCGAATGGGTGTCACTCAACCTGGCGATTATTGTTTGCATCGAGTGCAGTGGTATTCACCGATCTCTTGGCACACATATTAGCAAAGTCCGGTCACTCACATTAGACACCACATCGTTTACGCCGGACATTATTGAGCTCTTGATGCTCGTTGGAAATCGAGTGTCCAACATGGTATATGAGGCACGCCTGGACCCTCAACAGAAGCTGGTACCACAAGCTTCGCGGGAGCAACGACTTCGGTTCATTACGGCCAAGTATGTCGACCGCGCATTCGTCGAGCCAATATCTTCCACCTTGTCCCGGTATCCAACTGCCGAAGAGACCCTCCTCGCAGCCATCAAGAAGAACGAAATCCAACAAGTAATCTACGCCCTTGCGCTCAAAGCCAACCCCAATATAACGGACAAGTCTAGGGGTACACACGCCGTATATTTGGCCctggccgccgccgacccGGCCCCTCCTTCACCCAACCCCATgactccctctccctctccaggCACCCCTGGATCCTCGACCACGGGACCTGATAAACAGGTCCCATTTCCTGTCGCCGAACTCCTGATCCAGAACGGGGCCGAGATCCCCGTCGCACCGCCCATGTTTCCTCTCAGTCACGCCGCACAAACTTATCTTGAAATTAAGCGTGGCCGTCGCGCCCTCGTCGAGTCTATCGGTACCTCGGCGGTAACGACAAGTTACGGTTCTTCGTACGACGGCGTTAGTGCGCTTTCTTCGGCTTCGGGTGGCGGGTCTGGCGCTGTTAATCTCGGCGATAGTAAGTTggcaaaggagaaggaagcaagGCTACAGAAGAGGGTGAGTGCGGGCGGAAGACTGGCCAAGACGCCCATTCCGGAGCGGTAG
- a CDS encoding condensin complex component cnd2 — protein sequence MPRLSTGPRRSMSKGPAVPSPLKSPGLKIPLNDDAQEKEQRSRGRKALHEAQINQLKLAATAVATPARSVIDENGTPTSNGPRTPRRRISGKENFSILDDDDRPVVGGAVVTPMKRVPILANFEEWMKMATDNKINAANSWNFALIDYFHDMSLLKEGDGVNFQKASCTLDGCVKIYTSRVDSVATETGKLLSGLADSRDSKKRDRGEGEDGGDDDEEEDEVDENGNVLKKRRKKTQRSSEATLAPSFASLQLKKFELEFSVDPLFKKASADFDEGGAKGLLLNHLMIDSQGRIVFDSSDDAIDTLDSRNQKAAEENDQDADPDAMDIDAMEIDGQTEKTQTRTQQQEEEEEDDVEIDIASLGARFFPDLGRLDEMDVCPSLKTFILGDPSGSLDIPFLRAPEDWRQEQDRAKTPGLGNKSGFIIDDENPLGFDDDDALGAFDLGGDVDVAFGEGGEAWAREAAIEPQMMRVFDAGLDIGEGEGGDDGDGVDGDLEMIDQDKGDFGMVNMTNAQKTDRLHEDILSYFDQALSKNWTSAEHWRIRKIKDVNKPQTGEPQRQRKEKQAFEIDFFTPVDRTLHDVLHTQATTNSAISLPKKDWKSKSRNLLPDDKHFSSKQLLNLFLKPKARLGRKQRAFGRSNADNQNPDQVPEGTMDEAFWAQQKAPLNQGPSSQDDHLPQGDYDANFFQDDGLPFANGGDDDDDEDMDEEVFADARDHFSPGPGGTQGDGAAGKEGTAGLTMDVGMTGAFNGLTVTNPADLAFGTMLVTQSRRVRPEYVQYARRAKKVDIPTTTTTTTTNPEDSLLSPPPTTTPSAQPPSSSVEPPKEGEEEQQEKPTLKFTEVMNSLQKVYPKQAMDDISTSYCFICLLHLANEKGLVIEKSEELTELYIKKDANAVVEEGGE from the exons ATGCCTCGCCTCAGCACAGGTCCGCGACGGAGCATGAGCAAGGGCCCTGCGGTGCCATCCCCGCTCAAATCCCCCGGCCTCAA AATCCCACTAAACGACGACGCCCAAGAAAAGGAACAACGATCGCGAGGACGCAAAGCCCTCCACGAGGCCCAGATCAACCAGCTCAAACTCGCCGCGACCGCAGTCGCAACCCCCGCCCGCAGCGTAATCGACGAAAATGGCACTCCGACCTCCAACGGACCGCGCACCCCGCGTCGCCGCATCTCTGGCAAGGAGAACTTCTCCAtcctcgacgacgatgacaggCCGGTTGTGGGCGGCGCCGTCGTCACCCCCATGAAGCGCGTCCCCATCCTGGCCAACTTTGAGGAGTGGATGAAGATGGCCACCGACAACAAGATCAATGCCGCCAACTCGTGGAACTTTGCGCTGATCGACTACTTCCATGATATGTCGCTACTCAAGGAAGGAGACGGTGTCAATTTCCAAAAGGCCAGTTGCACGCTGGACGGGTGTGTCAAGATTTATACCAGCAGAGTCGACAGTGTTGCGACGGAAACCGGAAAGCTGCTCAGTGGTTTGGCCGACAGTCGCGACAGCAAGAAGAGGGATAggggcgagggcgaggacggcggcgatgacgatgaggaggaggacgaggtggACGAGAATGGCAACGTACTAAAGAAGCGTAGAAAGAAG ACCCAACGATCCTCCGAAGCCACCCTGGCACCCTCTTTCGCTTCCCTGCAGCTCAAAAAGTTCGAACTCGAATTCTCAGTAGATCCGCTCTTCAAAAAGGCATCAGCAGACTTCGATGAGGGAGGCGCTAAGGGTCTCCTCTTGAACCATCTGATGATCGATTCGCAGGGTCGCATCGTCTTTGACAGCAGCGACGACGCCATCGACACTCTCGACTCACGCAACCAAAAAGCCGCCGAGGAGAACGACCAAGATGCCGACCCGGACGCCATGGATATTGATGCGATGGAAATCGACGGCCAAACCGAAAAGACCCAGACCCGgacccaacaacaagaagaagaggaggaggacgatgtgGAGATCGACATTGCCAGTCTTGGTGCTAGGTTCTTTCCCGATCTTGGACGACTAGACGAGATGGATGTGTGCCCATCGCTCAAGACTTTTATCCTCGGAGACCCCTCCGGATCCCTCGATATTCCCTTCCTCAGAGCGCCCGAGGACTGGCGCCAGGAGCAAGATAGAGCCAAGACCCCTGGCCTCGGCAACAAATCCGGCTTCATTATTGATGACGAGAACCCGCTCGGTttcgatgacgatgatgcgcTGGGCGCATTCGACCTGGGAGGAGACGTTGACGTAGCCTTCGGTGAGGGTGGAGAAGCCTGGGCCCGCGAAGCCGCCATCGAGCCACAAATGATGCGGGTCTTTGACGCCGGTCTAGACATAGGAGAGGGCGAAGGTGgtgacgatggtgatggagtaGACGGCGACCTCGAAATGATCGATCAAGACAAGGGCGATTTCGGCATGGTTAACATGACGAACGCCCAAAAGACGGACCGGCTGCACGAGGACATTCTCAGCTACTTCGACCAAGCCCTATCAAAGAACTGGACCAGCGCCGAGCACTGGCGCATTCGCAAGATCAAAGATGTCAACAAACCCCAAACGGGAGAACCACAACGCCAGCGCAAGGAGAAACAGGCTTTCGAGATCGACTTCTTCACCCCCGTGGATCGCACCCTTCACGACGTCCTGCACACCcaagccaccaccaactcGGCCATTTCGCTGCCCAAGAAGGACTGGAAGTCCAAGTCGCGCAACCTGCTGCCGGACGACAAGCACTTCAGCTCCAAGCAGCTGctcaacctcttcctcaagCCCAAGGCCCGTCTCGGCCGCAAGCAGCGCGCCTTTGGCCGTTCCAATGCCGACAACCAAAACCCAGACCAAGTCCCCGAGGGCACCATGGACGAGGCCTTCTGGGCCCAACAAAAAGCGCCGCTGAACCAGGGCCCATCATCGCAAGACGACCATCTACCGCAGGGTGACTACGACGCCAACTTCTTCCAGGATGACGGTCTGCCGTTTGCCAACGGcggagacgacgatgacgacgaagacatGGACGAGGAAGTCTTTGCTGACGCACGGGATCACTTCTCGCCTGGCCCCGGTGGCACGCAAGGGGATGGCGCTGCcgggaaagaaggaacagCAGGACTGACGATGGACGTGGGCATGACGGGCGCGTTTAACGGGCTGACGGTTACGAACCCGGCCGATTTGGCGTTTGGCACGATGCTGGTCACGCAATCACGAAGAGTCAGGCCCGAGTATGTGCAGTATGCGAGACGGGCCAAGAAGGTGGAT ataccaacaacaacaacaacaacaacaacaaaccccGAAgactccctcctctccccaccCCCAACGACGACCCCATCCGCCCAACCACCGAGCTCCTCAGTAGAACCTCccaaagaaggggaagaagaacagcAAGAAAAACCAACGCTCAAGTTCACAGAAGTCATGAACTCGCTGCAAAAAGTCTACCCGAAACAAGCCATGGACGACATCTCCACCAGTTACTGCTTCATTTGCTTGTTGCATCTTGCCAACGAAAAAGGGTTGGTGATTGAGAAGAGCGAGGAGTTGACGGAGCTCTACATAAAGAAGGACGCGAatgctgttgttgaggagggtggtgagtga
- the sec53 gene encoding phosphomannomutase, which yields MAAAAPAVTTYPPLEERPLKNTICLFDVDGTLTPARLTVSPEMLSLLSALRQKCAIGFVGGSDLVKQQEQLGSAASADVTTLFDFCFAENGLTAYKLGQPLPSNSFIKYIGEDQYKELVRWILHYIADLEIPIKRGTFIEYRNGMINVSPIGRNASTAERNEFEKFDKEAGVRKEMVEKLRERFGHLGLTFSIGGQISFDVFPTGWDKTYCLQHLENEAKKAGGITYDTIHFFGDKTFKGGNDYEIYEDPRTIGHSVTGPEDTAAELRKLFNL from the exons atGGCTGCCGCTGCCCCCGCCGTCACCACTTACCCTCCTCTCGAGGAGCGCCCGCTCAAGAACACCATCTGCTTGTTCGATGTCGATGGCACCCTTACCCCCGCGAGACTG ACCGTCTCGCCCGAAAtgctctccctcctctcggCCCTCCGCCAAAAATGCGCCATCGGCTTCGTCGGCGGCTCCGACCTGGTCAAGCAGCAAGAACAGCTCGGCTCCGCCGCCTCGGCCGACGTCACCACCCTGTTTGACTTTTGCTTTGCCGAGAACGGCTTGACGGCCTACAAGCTGGGGCAGCCGCTGCCCTCCAACAGCTTCATCAAGTACATTGGCGAGGACCAGTACAAGGAGCTGGTGCGCTGGATCCTGCACTACATTGCCGACTTGGAAATCCCCATCAAGCGCGGCACGTTTATCGAGTACCGGAACGGCATGATCAACGTCAGCCCGATTGGCCGTAATGCGAGCACGGCGGAGCGAAACGAGTTTGAAAAGTTTGATAAGGAGGCGGGCGTGCggaaggagatggtggagaagTTGAGGGAGAGGTTTGGGCATTTGGGTTTGAC CTTCTCCATCGGCGGCCAAATCTCCTTCGACGTCTTCCCCACCGGCTGGGACAAGACCTACTGCCTGCAGCACCTCGAGaacgaggccaagaaggccggcGGTATCACGTACGACACCATCCACTTCTTTGGCGACAAGACCTTCAAGGGCGGTAACGACTACGAGATTTACGAGGATCCTAGGACTATTGGTCACTCGGTTACCGGACCGGAGGATACGGCGGCCGAGCTGAGGAAGCTTTTTAACCTTTAA
- a CDS encoding sodium/calcium exchanger protein, protein MSLHRQKRSPFSSRPFIVSTLLITCLATYALVLRPFATSRLLRQPEHDQQQPHNIARILARGHHKHEPTAPVDCRDVHLVQDQCAFILANCEDEDAGLIHYLSFYYCTLPNAKPVAFAVLTAWLGLLFTTIGIAASDFFSINLSTISSVLGLSENLAGVTFLALGNGSPDVFSTFAAMSSNSGSMAVGELIGAAGFITAVVAGSMALVREFKVQKRTFVRDIVYFIVSISFTMMFLLDQELHLWEANAMVGCYIFYVILVFAWQWFTDRRRKRKQGEAAARAHFYGSTPEPSGELEPYRDQPEDDEAASGHHRPRTAQTDISALEHGPRIEVDGHGIASTPSEEEEDEHRDLQVAAEMTSSMRVNRPRWGRSNSTITPIRPSLVGALEFRSILSSIQKERNQHSGYVRGHRRGNSDYFSNQPSLPLIREDQLYRGRQYTLDTLPTLSTIRSGRDRALSSGHSPLNLDSLGLPAFRSGSETGHTSPALTPGPRPNESPNLRPDTRGSSTTRTVDGRLAPPLDTGGVNQGLLQHQWRKTTPRTMGLHLQIPDSTASSNRASPTLSPFPMFSESPTALTPQQLPESAFVFPTPSERRRSSIAIFGGYEEEEEPLKYWPYSILPPPHIFFGTLFPTLQGWSEKSWWDKFVSLISAPSVFVLAITLPVVETESERDDDDEVSGPAESSAINLIQSHGQLGHMAVPVSLESSAHIRPETEWQEFRRRTRSASNRSPMRSPLARSPLHSPLTASPSYVTLASPRTRLTSEARAHTNGYTNLGAQVQQAMKLNPHQRYGHSRHGSHPTIVEEDELGAAAGPTTLANNHNHNHNHNPNPNPNSGNDNDNDNDNDNVTENGTENDEKAAQEGWSRWLISLQLFTGPLFVVFIYWANTIDELPSPGRTLLKMTLYSLIFSLTCLGILLLTTRADKKPKYHFLLCFLGFVISIAWISTIANEVVGILKAFGVILGISEAILGLTIFAVGNSLGDLVADVTVARLGWPVMALAACFGGPMLNILLGIGLGGAWMIVSSANKRHAKHPELPFRYKPYKLQVGGTLMISAITVLVTLVSLLILVPSNGWVMNKRIGWTLIGIWTLGTVFNLVVETTGIWTDVR, encoded by the exons ATGTCGCTACATCGCCAGAAACGGAGCCCCTTCAGCTCCCGACCCTTTATCGTGTCGACTCTCCTCATAACCTGTCTAGCAACCTATGCGCTCGTCCTCAGACCCTTCGCGACATCACGGTTGTTGCGCCAACCCGAACatgatcaacaacaaccacataATATTGCGCGAATCCTCGCAAGAGGTCACCACAAGCACGAACCGACCGCCCCCGTCGATTGCCGCGATGTCCACCTGGTCCAAGACCAATGCGCCTTCATATTGGCCAACTgcgaagacgaggatgcCGGCCTAATACACTACCTGAGCTTCTACTACTGCACGCTACCCAATGCGAAACCCGTCGCCTTCGCCGTCCTGACCGCATGGCTGGGCCTCCTATTTACCACGATCGGCATCGCTGCCAGTGACTTCTTCAGCATCAACCTCAGCACCATCTCGAGCGTCCTGGGTCTAAGCGAGAACCTGGCCGGCGTCACGTTCCTCGCCTTGGGCAATGGCTCCCCGGATGTCTTTAGCACCTTTGCCGCCATGAGTTCCAACAGTGGGAGCATGGCGGTGGGCGAGCTGATCGGTGCTGCTGGCTTTATCACTGCCGTGGTAGCCGGGTCCATGGCCTTGGTTCGCGAGTTCAAGGTCCAGAAACGAACCTTCGTCCGAGATATCGTTTACTTTATTGTTTCCATCAGCTTTACCATGATGTTCCTGTTGGACCAGGAACTGCACCTGTGGGAGGCCAACGCCATGGTTGGCTGCTACATCTTCTATGTCATCTTGGTGTTTGCGTGGCAGTGGTTCACGGacaggaggagaaagaggaaacaaGGGGAAGCTGCTGCTCGTGCTCATTTTTATGGCTCTACACCCGAGCCATCAGGAGAGCTGGAGCCATACCGGGATCAACCAGAGGATGATGAAGCAGCTTCGGGACATCATCGGCCTCGTACTGCTCAGACCGACATCAGCGCTCTGGAACATGGTCCCAGAATAGAAGTTGACGGACACGGAATTGCATCTACACcaagcgaagaagaagaggatgagcaCCGCGATCTGCAAGTGGCTGCAGAGATGACCAGCAGCATGCGCGTCAACCGTCCCCGCTGGGGCCGAAGCAACTCCACCATCACTCCCATCAGACCTAGTCTTGTCGGTGCTTTGGAATTCCGGTCGATATTGTCGTCAATacagaaggaaagaaacCAGCATAGCGGCTACGTCCGTGGACATCGACGGGGGAATTCCGATTATTTCTCAAATCAACCATCACTACCTTTAATTCGCGAGGATCAGCTATACCGGGGGCGTCAATACACCCTCGACACATTGCCGACCCTCTCGACTATCAGGTCCGGCAGAGACCGCGCCTTGTCATCCGGACATTCACCCCTTAACCTGGACAGTCTCGGTTTACCAGCTTTTCGAAGCGGTTCAGAAACGGGGCACACAAGCCCGGCACTAACACCAGGGCCTCGTCCAAACGAGAGTCCCAATTTGCGTCCGGatactagaggtagctcGACCACTCGAACCGTAGACGGCAGGCTTGCGCCTCCACTTGATACCGGAGGTGTCAATCAAGGGTTGCTTCAGCATCAATGGAGAAAAACAACACCCAGGACAATGGGTCTACACCTCCAAATTCCGGATAGTACCGCCTCCAGCAACCGGGCATCGCCTACTCTTTCGCCTTTCCCCATGTTCTCCGAGTCTCCCACAGCGCTCACACCCCAACAGCTACCCGAATCAGCCTTTGTCTTCCCTACACCATCCGAGAGAAGACGTTCCTCCATCGCCATATTTGGCGGctatgaagaagaagaggaacctCTCAAGTACTGGCCCTACTCCATTCTTCCGCCGCCGCACATCTTCTTCGGTACACTCTTCCCAACTCTCCAAGGCTGGTCTGAAAAGTCCTGGTGGGACAAGTTCGTCAGCTTGATTTCGGCCCCCtccgtcttcgtcctcgccaTCACTCTCCCTGTGGTGGAAACCGAGTCCGAGcgcgacgatgacgacgaagtgAGCGGTCCCGCTGAATCCTCCGCAATCAATCTGATCCAGAGCCACGGACAACTGGGGCACATGGCCGTCCCCGTGTCTTTGGAGTCAAGCGCCCACATCCGCCCTGAAACCGAGTGGCAGGAATTCCGTCGTCGCACACGCTCCGCTTCTAATCGGTCTCCCATGCGCTCACCCTTGGCACGCTCACCCCTCCACTCCCCGCTGACAGCCTCGCCATCCTACGTAACGCTTGCATCCCCACGGACGAGGCTGACCTCGGAAGCCAGAGCGCACACCAACGGCTATACCAATCTCGGCGCCCAAGTCCAGCAGGCTATGAAACTCAATCCGCACCAGCGCTATGGCCACAGTCGTCACGGATCCCACCCGACTATCgttgaggaagacgagcTCGGCGCTGCCGCCGGACCTACGACTCTggccaacaaccacaaccacaaccacaaccacaaccccaatcccaaccccaactccggaaacgacaacgacaatgaCAACGATAACGATAACGTAACCGAGAACGGGACTGAAAACGACGAAAAAGCCGCCCAAGAAGGCTGGAGCCGCTGGCTGATCTCCCTCCAGCTCTTCACAGGTCCTCTCTTTGTCGTGTTTATATACTGGGCCAACACCATCGACGAGCTCCCCTCGCCCGGCCGCACTTTACTCAAAATGACCCTCTACAGCTTAATCTTCTCCCTGACCTGCCTCGGCATCTTACTTTTGACCACACGCGCCGACAAGAAACCCAAGTACCACTTTTTGCTCTGTTTTCTGGGATTCGTGATTAGTATCGCCTGGATCTCGACCATAGCCAATGAAGTGGTGGGCATCCTGAAAGCGTTTGGTGTGATCTTGGGCATCAGCGAGGCCATTTTGGGATTGACGATTTTTGCCGTCGGGAATTCGTTGGGGGATTTGGTGGCTGATGTTACTGTTGCTAGGCTGGGGTGGCCGGTTATGGCTTT AGCAGCCTGCTTCGGCGGCCCCATGctcaacatcctcctcggcATCGGCTTGGGAGGCGCCTGGATGATTGTGTCGTCGGCCAACAAGCGCCACGCCAAGCACCCCGAGTTGCCCTTCAGATACAAGCCTTATAAGCTGCAAGTGGGCGGGACGCTGATGATTTCGGCCATTACCGTGTTGGTCACGCTGGTCTCGTTATTGATCTTGGTGCCGAGTAACGGATGGGTGATGAATAAACGCATTGGATGGACTCTGATTGGGATATGGACTTTGGGCACCGTCTTCAACCTGGTGGTGGAGACGACGGGGATTTGGACTGATGTTAGGTAG